The Streptomyces sp. NBC_00440 genome contains a region encoding:
- a CDS encoding cytochrome P450 family protein: MTDNSTAGPAPTLFTWEFATDPYPAYAWLRENAPVHRTALPSGVEAWLVTRYADARTALAEPRLSKNPAHHAESPHAKGKTGIPGERKAELMTHLLNIDPPDHTRLRRLVSKAFTPRTVALFAPRVQELTDQLIDAFVAKSGEQGTADLIHDFAFPLPIYAICDLLGVPREDQDDFRDWAGMMIRHGGGPRGGVARSVKKMRNYLAELIHRKRESPGDDLISGLIRASDHGEHLTENEAAAMAFILLFAGFETTVNLIGNGMYALLRNPDQRERLEASLAAGETDLLATGVEELLRYDGPVELATWRFATEALTLGGQSIAEGDPVLVVLAAADRDPERFTEPDTLDLSRTDNQHLGYGHGIHYCLGAPLARLEAQTALATLLRRLPDLRLAAEPGDLRWRGGLIMRGLRTLPVEFDIPPN, translated from the coding sequence GTGACCGACAACAGCACCGCAGGCCCGGCCCCCACCCTTTTCACCTGGGAGTTCGCGACCGACCCGTACCCCGCGTACGCCTGGCTCCGCGAGAACGCGCCCGTCCACAGGACCGCGCTCCCGAGCGGGGTGGAGGCCTGGCTCGTGACGCGGTACGCGGACGCGCGGACGGCGCTCGCCGAGCCCCGGCTGTCGAAGAACCCCGCGCACCACGCGGAGTCCCCGCACGCCAAGGGCAAGACCGGCATTCCGGGGGAGCGCAAGGCGGAGCTGATGACGCATCTGCTGAACATCGACCCGCCGGACCACACCCGGCTGCGGCGTCTGGTCTCCAAGGCGTTCACCCCGCGCACCGTCGCGCTCTTCGCACCGCGCGTACAGGAGCTGACGGACCAGCTGATCGACGCCTTCGTGGCGAAGAGCGGAGAGCAGGGCACGGCCGACCTCATCCATGACTTCGCCTTTCCGCTCCCCATCTACGCCATCTGCGATCTGCTCGGCGTCCCCCGCGAGGACCAGGACGACTTCCGCGACTGGGCGGGCATGATGATCCGTCACGGCGGCGGACCGCGCGGCGGGGTCGCACGGTCGGTCAAGAAGATGCGGAACTACCTCGCCGAACTCATCCACCGCAAGCGGGAGAGCCCCGGCGACGACCTCATCTCCGGGCTCATCAGGGCGAGCGACCACGGCGAGCACCTGACCGAGAACGAAGCCGCGGCGATGGCGTTCATCCTGCTCTTCGCCGGGTTCGAGACGACGGTCAACCTCATCGGCAACGGTATGTACGCGCTGCTCCGCAATCCGGACCAGCGCGAGCGCCTGGAGGCGTCACTGGCGGCGGGGGAGACCGACCTCCTCGCCACCGGTGTGGAGGAACTCCTGCGCTACGACGGGCCGGTGGAGCTGGCGACCTGGCGGTTCGCCACCGAGGCGCTGACCCTGGGCGGGCAGTCCATCGCGGAGGGCGATCCCGTACTGGTCGTCCTGGCCGCGGCCGACCGCGATCCCGAGCGCTTCACCGAGCCCGACACGCTCGACCTCTCACGCACCGACAACCAGCATCTGGGGTACGGGCACGGCATCCACTACTGCCTCGGCGCGCCGCTCGCCCGGCTGGAGGCGCAGACCGCGCTCGCCACCCTGCTGCGCCGCCTGCCGGACCTGCGACTTGCGGCGGAACCTGGCGATTTGCGCTGGCGCGGCGGGCTCATCATGCGGGGATTGCGCACGCT
- a CDS encoding nucleoside triphosphate pyrophosphohydrolase codes for MTAENTPDNTPGNTRAAAAPAPAVVPEVLDAPGRVVLLTTSHRVAPGLLSWPAWQLLHTADRVLCVDTEHPQLPYLREAGVTVEHAAPDAHQLVEECAGGRTVVVLPSGEGDQQLTDGLARLAGSGRVRMPDLELLPGSYDLPGARLLDLVQVMDRVRRECPWTSQQTHRGLAKYLIEEAYELVEAIEDGDRGELREELGDVLLQVVFHARIAQEGTGEEGDEPFSIDDVAGGLVEKLIHRHPHVFGDETAETADDVHAHWNRTKAIEKQRESVTDGVPVGQPALALAAKLTSRVRGSELDVPLPAGEGVGYQLLALAASAEAAGTDPEAALRAAARAYRDAIRAAEKAQRGTAPVEE; via the coding sequence GTGACCGCTGAAAACACCCCTGATAACACCCCCGGCAACACCCGCGCCGCTGCCGCGCCCGCCCCCGCCGTCGTTCCCGAGGTGCTCGACGCGCCCGGCCGGGTCGTGCTGCTCACCACCAGCCACCGGGTCGCGCCGGGGCTGCTGTCCTGGCCGGCCTGGCAGCTGCTGCACACGGCGGACCGGGTGCTCTGTGTGGACACCGAGCACCCGCAGCTGCCGTATCTGCGTGAGGCGGGGGTGACCGTCGAGCACGCGGCGCCCGACGCGCACCAACTGGTCGAGGAGTGCGCGGGCGGCCGCACGGTCGTCGTCCTCCCGTCGGGCGAGGGCGACCAGCAGCTGACCGACGGTCTGGCCAGGCTCGCGGGCAGCGGCCGGGTGCGGATGCCGGACCTGGAGCTGCTGCCCGGCTCGTACGATCTGCCGGGCGCGCGCCTGCTCGACCTGGTGCAGGTGATGGACCGGGTACGGCGCGAGTGCCCGTGGACCTCCCAGCAGACCCACCGGGGGCTCGCCAAGTACCTGATCGAGGAGGCGTACGAACTCGTCGAGGCGATCGAGGACGGCGACCGGGGCGAACTGCGCGAGGAGCTGGGGGACGTCCTGCTCCAGGTCGTCTTCCACGCGCGGATCGCGCAGGAGGGCACCGGGGAAGAAGGGGACGAGCCCTTCTCGATCGACGACGTCGCGGGCGGCCTGGTCGAGAAGCTGATCCACCGCCACCCGCATGTGTTCGGCGACGAGACGGCGGAGACCGCCGATGACGTCCACGCCCACTGGAACCGCACCAAGGCGATCGAGAAGCAGCGGGAGTCGGTGACGGACGGCGTCCCGGTCGGTCAGCCGGCCCTCGCACTCGCGGCGAAACTGACCTCGCGGGTGCGCGGCTCGGAGCTCGACGTACCGCTGCCGGCAGGGGAGGGCGTCGGCTACCAGTTGCTCGCCCTGGCCGCGAGCGCGGAGGCGGCGGGCACGGACCCGGAGGCCGCGCTGCGCGCCGCGGCGCGGGCGTACCGGGACGCGATCCGGGCCGCGGAGAAGGCACAGCGCGGTACGGCTCCCGTCGAGGAGTGA
- a CDS encoding SurA N-terminal domain-containing protein, which translates to MHRRRRTALSVSAALVAAAPLLAACGSQPHPGAAAVVGKDRITVAALQTQVNDVRAAQNKSPQAAELIRSSNNLSGMKLGNMIFDRVLAKAAADAGAKVTRKDIQDARAQLVKQAGSEQRLQQVYLQQNGIAPGQIDQALQEQVTASKLAEKLGASLSTPQGQSAVLQAMMKTSKAMGVDVNPRYGVWDVKKSQLGPYKTPWITQVTKEQAAPSAGTGVSAAG; encoded by the coding sequence TTGCACCGCCGCCGTCGCACTGCGCTCTCCGTATCCGCCGCGCTCGTCGCCGCAGCCCCGCTTCTCGCCGCCTGCGGCAGCCAGCCCCATCCGGGCGCCGCGGCCGTCGTGGGCAAGGACCGGATCACGGTCGCCGCCCTCCAGACGCAGGTGAACGACGTACGCGCCGCGCAGAACAAGTCCCCGCAGGCCGCCGAGCTGATCAGGAGCAGCAACAACCTCAGCGGCATGAAGCTCGGCAACATGATCTTCGACCGGGTGCTCGCGAAAGCAGCGGCGGACGCCGGGGCGAAAGTCACCCGCAAGGACATCCAGGACGCACGCGCCCAGCTGGTCAAGCAGGCGGGCAGCGAGCAGCGGCTCCAGCAGGTCTACCTCCAGCAGAACGGCATCGCCCCCGGCCAGATCGACCAGGCGCTCCAGGAGCAGGTCACCGCGTCGAAGCTGGCCGAGAAGCTGGGCGCGTCGCTCAGCACTCCGCAGGGCCAGAGCGCCGTGCTCCAGGCGATGATGAAGACGTCCAAGGCGATGGGCGTGGACGTCAATCCGCGTTACGGGGTCTGGGACGTCAAGAAGAGCCAGCTCGGTCCGTACAAGACGCCGTGGATCACCCAGGTCACCAAGGAACAGGCCGCACCGTCCGCCGGAACCGGAGTCAGTGCGGCGGGGTAG
- a CDS encoding GtrA family protein: protein MNTARLASTAKLGQLVRFALVGVVNTGTYYGCYLLLLTRLPYLAAHTIAFCLSMVGSFFMNARFTYRIRPTWRKFLLFPLTNAANFAITTGGVYLLVDVARLSAGYAPLIAAAAAIPLTFVISRTIMLRPDNREAPESLVEPVAPATPNA from the coding sequence ATGAACACCGCACGGTTGGCCTCCACCGCGAAGCTGGGCCAGCTGGTCCGCTTCGCGCTCGTCGGCGTGGTGAACACCGGCACGTACTACGGCTGTTACCTGCTTCTGCTCACACGGCTCCCGTACCTCGCCGCGCACACCATCGCCTTCTGCCTCAGCATGGTCGGCTCCTTCTTCATGAACGCCCGGTTCACCTACCGGATCCGGCCGACCTGGCGGAAGTTCCTGCTCTTCCCGCTGACCAACGCGGCCAATTTCGCGATCACCACCGGCGGGGTGTACCTGCTGGTGGACGTGGCCCGCCTCAGCGCCGGCTACGCGCCACTGATCGCGGCGGCGGCAGCCATTCCGCTCACTTTTGTCATCTCGCGGACGATCATGCTCCGCCCCGACAACCGGGAAGCTCCTGAATCGTTGGTCGAACCAGTGGCCCCCGCCACGCCAAATGCCTAA
- a CDS encoding YfhO family protein — protein sequence MKPRRPAVTPRLRATVLATLLTVLAVCTGDAAARIYPYGPRHRSISDLGNQYIPFHAHLQDLLHGSAHGGLLLNWQSGYGTSFLPDLGTYLSSPFALLVAAFPKDRIDLAVYLVTLLKMAAAAAAMTSLLLTLRPGRWWAAGLLGASYALCGWSVLEASYNLMWLDGLVAFPLLCLVGEWVRGGRRPLLGPVVVALAWTANFYTAYMATIGAALVLLVRLLLVKGETTGAHRPVRVLLRAAGTVLLGIGLAAPLLFTVFLGTRHAYPGWTRNFAPASWTDVFARTLPATYSFSTPALFLGTGTLLLVCALAFHRAVPRRERAAWTGLVVLVALSMQWKPTHLIWHVFATPNGSPYRQTFVLSGLLVIAAWTALSYGVPGGRALTGGAAVLAAGASFAAFSRTVTVYTYPLLGLGLAAAVGGLVLLGRAGRVRAHRWQPVVAALLLVGAQAGQAAATTSYADRVKIHRLDDYAPWGRHLDEEAAAVAGADDWPRYRTDPGREQTTGNDPLLVGGEGGSYYSSMTPDPYTRTMAALGAGWTSRGRSMQSLDNPVTDAIFSVGARVRSAPGRKGAGAVTVTREAAPPLVTVRPPGPVPHFGRSPFRNQELLLGAHVYTDADRCPAGTDVFYSAPDFTGFVRLDSGEPVELRGGQRGRRAALQPMGRAPGGVAVTPHPHGRTGCLSRTELATAVRHLTETGATSVRVTDDAVRAQLPPGSRGTAVFAMPRISGWQCRTGHGADHPARSYLGLVAVPLTGNATAVSCTFRPPGLRIGSAVGGLALALLVGAAVVRRVRRRGPGRAAAASTAAAESPPSAATPAVGSGVATVVSSARRTTG from the coding sequence ATGAAACCCCGCCGTCCGGCAGTGACGCCCCGTCTCCGCGCCACCGTACTGGCCACGCTGCTCACCGTACTGGCCGTGTGCACCGGGGACGCCGCCGCCCGTATCTACCCCTACGGTCCGCGCCACCGGAGCATCAGCGACCTGGGCAACCAGTACATCCCCTTCCACGCCCACCTCCAGGATCTGCTGCACGGCAGTGCGCACGGCGGGCTGCTGCTCAACTGGCAGTCGGGGTACGGCACGTCCTTCCTGCCGGACCTGGGGACATATCTGAGCAGCCCGTTCGCGCTGCTGGTGGCGGCCTTCCCGAAGGACCGGATCGACCTCGCGGTGTATCTGGTCACGCTGCTCAAGATGGCGGCGGCCGCGGCGGCGATGACCTCGCTGCTGCTCACCCTGCGGCCCGGCCGCTGGTGGGCGGCCGGGCTGCTCGGCGCGTCGTACGCGCTCTGCGGCTGGTCGGTCCTGGAGGCCTCGTACAACCTGATGTGGCTGGACGGCCTTGTCGCCTTCCCGCTGCTGTGCCTGGTCGGCGAGTGGGTGCGGGGCGGGCGCAGACCGCTGCTGGGGCCGGTGGTCGTCGCGCTCGCCTGGACCGCGAACTTCTACACCGCGTACATGGCGACGATCGGGGCGGCGCTGGTGCTGCTGGTCCGGCTGCTGCTGGTGAAGGGGGAGACGACGGGGGCGCACCGGCCGGTCCGGGTGCTGCTGCGGGCGGCCGGGACGGTCCTGCTCGGCATCGGCCTCGCCGCGCCGCTCCTCTTCACGGTCTTCCTCGGGACCCGGCACGCGTACCCGGGCTGGACCCGGAACTTCGCGCCCGCCTCCTGGACGGATGTGTTCGCGCGCACGCTCCCCGCCACCTACAGCTTCTCCACGCCCGCGCTGTTCCTCGGCACGGGCACCCTGCTGCTGGTCTGCGCGCTGGCCTTCCACCGGGCGGTGCCGCGCCGGGAACGGGCCGCGTGGACGGGGCTCGTGGTGCTGGTCGCGCTGTCGATGCAGTGGAAGCCCACGCATCTGATCTGGCATGTGTTCGCGACACCGAACGGCAGCCCGTACCGGCAGACGTTCGTCCTGAGCGGCCTGCTGGTGATCGCGGCCTGGACAGCGCTGTCGTACGGGGTGCCGGGCGGCCGGGCCCTGACCGGCGGGGCGGCGGTGCTCGCGGCGGGGGCGTCCTTCGCGGCCTTCTCGCGGACGGTGACTGTATATACGTATCCGCTCCTCGGTCTCGGCCTGGCCGCGGCGGTGGGCGGTCTTGTGCTGCTGGGGAGGGCGGGGCGGGTGCGGGCCCATCGCTGGCAGCCGGTTGTCGCCGCGCTGCTGCTGGTGGGGGCGCAGGCGGGACAGGCGGCCGCGACGACGTCGTACGCGGACCGGGTCAAGATCCACCGGCTCGACGACTACGCGCCCTGGGGCCGCCACCTGGACGAGGAGGCGGCGGCGGTCGCCGGGGCCGACGACTGGCCGCGCTACCGCACCGACCCGGGGCGTGAACAGACCACCGGGAACGACCCGTTGCTGGTCGGCGGGGAGGGCGGTTCGTACTACAGCAGCATGACGCCGGACCCGTACACCCGGACGATGGCCGCGCTCGGGGCCGGCTGGACCTCGCGGGGCCGGAGTATGCAGTCGCTGGACAACCCGGTGACGGACGCGATCTTCTCGGTGGGCGCGCGGGTGCGGTCGGCGCCGGGCCGGAAGGGCGCCGGAGCGGTGACGGTGACGCGGGAGGCCGCGCCTCCGCTGGTGACCGTACGGCCGCCGGGCCCGGTACCGCACTTCGGACGCTCCCCGTTCCGGAACCAGGAACTGCTGCTGGGCGCACACGTGTACACAGACGCGGACAGGTGCCCGGCCGGCACCGACGTCTTCTACTCGGCACCGGACTTCACGGGCTTCGTCCGGCTGGACAGCGGCGAACCGGTGGAGCTGCGCGGCGGACAGCGGGGCCGGCGCGCGGCACTCCAGCCGATGGGCCGGGCGCCGGGCGGCGTGGCCGTCACCCCGCACCCGCACGGCAGGACGGGCTGCCTGTCCCGCACGGAACTGGCCACGGCGGTACGCCATCTGACGGAGACGGGCGCGACATCGGTGCGGGTCACGGACGACGCGGTACGGGCCCAGCTCCCGCCGGGGTCCAGGGGAACGGCGGTATTCGCTATGCCCCGCATCTCCGGCTGGCAGTGCCGCACGGGCCACGGGGCCGACCACCCGGCGCGCTCGTACCTGGGCCTGGTAGCGGTCCCCCTGACCGGCAACGCGACAGCCGTGAGCTGCACTTTCCGCCCGCCCGGACTGCGGATCGGGTCGGCGGTGGGGGGCCTGGCGCTGGCGCTGCTGGTGGGGGCGGCGGTCGTACGGAGGGTGCGGCGCCGGGGACCCGGACGGGCAGCTGCTGCGTCGACGGCAGCCGCAGAATCGCCCCCCTCCGCCGCAACACCGGCTGTGGGGAGCGGAGTCGCCACGGTGGTCAGTTCTGCCAGGCGGACAACAGGTTGA
- a CDS encoding class I SAM-dependent methyltransferase — protein sequence MTSSTPGATPSDGTPSDGTEQLPAPAGLDEVKGWFFAADQLLFDWLLTRQKGLAEAGDLLEVGAYLGKSAIFTGSYLRPGERFTVCDLFDAPADDSANGAEMAKSYSTLTRRAFEANYLSFHDELPTVLQGLSSMVPGQVADGSCRFVHVDASHLYEHVHADIATARAALKPYGVVVLDDFRAEHCPGVAAAAWQAVTSGGLHVLCITGTKLYGTWGDPTALRTELAAWLATRKDLWHGEESVAGEPLIRISGKKAQLPPQPVSRHRAPSRTATARTAGPGTAPRSHPPLHRFAANVLPPFLTRASASARRRGQGR from the coding sequence ATGACCAGCAGCACACCCGGCGCAACGCCTTCGGACGGCACGCCTTCGGACGGCACCGAGCAGCTTCCGGCCCCCGCCGGGCTGGACGAGGTGAAGGGGTGGTTCTTCGCGGCGGACCAGTTGCTCTTCGACTGGCTCCTGACCCGGCAGAAGGGCCTCGCCGAGGCGGGCGATCTGCTGGAAGTGGGTGCGTATCTGGGGAAGAGCGCGATCTTCACCGGTTCCTATCTGCGCCCCGGTGAACGCTTCACCGTCTGCGACCTGTTCGACGCCCCCGCCGACGACTCCGCGAACGGCGCCGAGATGGCCAAGTCGTACTCCACGCTCACCCGGCGGGCGTTCGAGGCGAACTACCTGTCCTTCCACGACGAGTTGCCGACCGTCCTGCAGGGCCTGTCATCGATGGTGCCCGGCCAGGTGGCCGACGGCAGCTGCCGCTTCGTACATGTCGACGCCTCGCATCTGTACGAACACGTCCACGCGGACATCGCGACGGCCCGGGCCGCGCTGAAGCCGTACGGCGTCGTCGTGCTGGACGACTTCCGCGCCGAGCACTGCCCCGGCGTCGCCGCAGCGGCCTGGCAGGCCGTGACCAGCGGGGGGCTGCACGTCCTCTGCATCACCGGCACCAAGCTCTACGGGACCTGGGGCGACCCCACCGCCCTGCGTACCGAGCTGGCGGCCTGGCTGGCGACCCGTAAGGACCTCTGGCACGGGGAGGAGTCCGTCGCGGGCGAACCGCTCATCCGCATCAGCGGCAAGAAGGCCCAGCTCCCGCCACAGCCCGTCTCCCGCCATCGCGCGCCCTCGCGCACCGCGACAGCCCGCACAGCCGGCCCGGGCACGGCACCCCGCAGCCACCCACCGCTGCACCGGTTCGCGGCGAACGTCCTGCCCCCGTTCCTCACCAGGGCGTCGGCGTCCGCGCGGCGGCGCGGGCAGGGCCGGTAG
- a CDS encoding winged helix-turn-helix domain-containing protein — MHVAGRQLELPKLEFDLLAYFISRPLHVHARHQLIAALWPESAGSERTVDVHVARLRRRLGPQYRKVIATVVGVGYKYVPALAG, encoded by the coding sequence GTGCACGTAGCGGGGCGTCAACTCGAACTCCCCAAGCTGGAGTTCGACCTGCTGGCCTATTTCATTTCGCGGCCGCTCCACGTCCACGCACGCCATCAGCTCATCGCTGCGCTCTGGCCCGAATCAGCAGGCAGTGAGCGCACGGTGGACGTACATGTCGCCCGTCTGCGCCGGCGCCTCGGCCCGCAGTACCGAAAGGTCATCGCGACGGTCGTCGGCGTGGGCTACAAGTACGTTCCGGCCCTCGCGGGGTAG
- a CDS encoding serine hydrolase domain-containing protein yields the protein MTGPAPALTRTGAASRLAAAARAVDAPGIVIAVSHRGHRTVHCGGSAPPPAVPRDQQRYEIGSASKTFTGLLLAELVGTGRLSYDDVAAHHLTPGRTPETAPRNPATLRHLITHTAGLPALPADFYPQAVRHWSTDPYGGYPAERVVAAYLRARPRHRPGTRWHYSNFGASVLGHTLAAATATPWEELIAHHVLAPLGLTGTRLHPEGAYGPGADATGHRPDGSTPVPGLVMGGFQPAGAVRATPGDLLTYLEAHLDPAGSPLGTALRTIRRPVLRRGLGHRHLHTLTWFQHPSPQGPLYFHAGATTGQQAFLGFRPATHTAVVAVTTRRIRLRDTFIATAYALLSEEPG from the coding sequence ATGACGGGACCGGCACCGGCACTCACGCGAACGGGGGCCGCGAGCCGGCTGGCCGCCGCCGCCCGGGCCGTCGACGCCCCGGGCATCGTCATCGCGGTGAGCCACCGTGGCCACCGCACGGTCCACTGCGGGGGCAGCGCCCCTCCGCCGGCCGTCCCGCGCGACCAGCAGCGGTACGAGATCGGTTCGGCGTCGAAGACGTTCACCGGACTCCTCCTCGCGGAACTCGTGGGCACCGGCCGCCTCTCCTACGACGACGTGGCGGCCCACCACCTGACGCCGGGCCGGACGCCGGAAACCGCCCCCCGGAACCCGGCGACCCTGCGGCACCTGATCACGCACACCGCCGGGCTGCCCGCGCTGCCGGCCGACTTCTACCCGCAGGCGGTCCGGCACTGGTCGACCGACCCGTACGGGGGCTACCCGGCCGAACGCGTCGTGGCCGCCTACCTCCGGGCCCGGCCCCGCCACCGCCCGGGCACCCGCTGGCACTACTCCAACTTCGGCGCATCGGTCCTGGGCCACACCCTCGCCGCCGCGACGGCCACCCCGTGGGAGGAGCTGATCGCCCACCACGTCCTGGCCCCGCTCGGCCTGACGGGCACCCGCCTGCACCCGGAGGGCGCGTACGGGCCGGGCGCCGACGCCACGGGGCACCGGCCGGACGGCAGCACTCCCGTACCGGGTCTGGTCATGGGCGGCTTCCAGCCCGCAGGCGCCGTACGAGCGACCCCCGGAGACCTCCTGACCTACCTGGAAGCACACCTGGACCCGGCAGGCAGCCCGCTGGGGACCGCCCTCCGTACGATCCGCCGCCCCGTGCTCCGCCGTGGGCTGGGGCACCGCCACCTCCACACGCTCACCTGGTTCCAACACCCCTCGCCGCAGGGCCCGTTGTACTTCCACGCGGGCGCCACCACCGGCCAGCAGGCCTTCCTCGGCTTCCGGCCCGCCACTCATACGGCGGTGGTGGCCGTGACCACCCGCCGTATCCGCCTCAGGGACACATTCATCGCGACGGCTTACGCACTGCTCAGTGAGGAGCCGGGCTGA
- a CDS encoding DUF6895 family protein, translating to MNDSRQTESGDADGVGGGTPAGAAAGTGTDAGTGAATGIRQIHAVGSRALEWLYAHRDGFRLEDDPDPETGALDRFKPLGELALIGKVIFREGVAGSQQATTARKLLDHAWHELLASGARLAEGQTHEPLSPVPFEVYVPFKELGYSNPQVEAAARLNHRLVSRQVMEVLPVRRLGLSAMERRFGLPPAVPEDEAAARTWLAHRPEPWTVEGHIGYDITHTVFHLTDWGENPSGLPPAVAGYLATWLPVWLDDWLDLGRWDLLGELLVVDACLPEPTLDPAAWRGFAAAQQPDGAMPVLGPMPEGDAEQVFDLVYHPTLVAAFASALAVSRAMADLTAPAPS from the coding sequence ATGAACGACAGCCGGCAGACGGAGAGCGGCGACGCGGACGGTGTGGGCGGCGGGACCCCAGCAGGCGCGGCAGCCGGTACCGGCACGGACGCGGGCACCGGCGCCGCCACCGGCATCCGGCAGATCCACGCTGTCGGATCCCGCGCCCTGGAGTGGCTGTACGCCCACCGGGACGGCTTCCGCCTGGAGGACGACCCGGACCCCGAGACCGGCGCATTGGACCGCTTCAAGCCGCTCGGCGAGCTGGCCCTCATCGGGAAGGTCATCTTCCGCGAGGGCGTCGCGGGCTCGCAGCAGGCCACGACCGCGCGCAAGCTGCTGGACCACGCCTGGCACGAGCTGCTGGCGTCCGGGGCCAGGCTCGCCGAGGGCCAGACCCACGAGCCGCTGTCGCCGGTGCCCTTCGAGGTCTACGTACCGTTCAAGGAGCTCGGTTACAGCAACCCGCAGGTCGAGGCCGCGGCCCGGCTCAACCACCGGCTCGTCAGCCGGCAGGTGATGGAAGTGCTGCCGGTCCGCCGGCTCGGGCTCTCCGCCATGGAGCGCCGCTTCGGTCTCCCGCCCGCCGTGCCGGAGGACGAGGCCGCTGCCCGCACCTGGCTCGCCCACCGCCCGGAGCCCTGGACGGTGGAGGGCCACATCGGCTACGACATCACGCACACGGTCTTCCACCTGACCGACTGGGGTGAGAACCCGTCCGGTCTGCCCCCGGCCGTCGCCGGCTATCTGGCCACCTGGCTGCCGGTCTGGCTGGACGACTGGCTCGACCTCGGACGGTGGGACCTGCTCGGCGAACTGCTCGTCGTGGACGCCTGCCTGCCGGAACCGACGCTGGACCCGGCGGCCTGGCGCGGCTTCGCAGCGGCCCAGCAGCCCGACGGCGCGATGCCCGTGCTGGGCCCGATGCCCGAGGGCGACGCGGAGCAGGTCTTCGATCTCGTCTACCACCCGACCCTGGTGGCGGCGTTCGCCTCCGCACTGGCGGTCTCCCGCGCCATGGCGGACCTGACCGCACCGGCCCCCTCATGA
- a CDS encoding DUF6895 family protein, whose amino-acid sequence MDGIAGAALGWVRENRSGFVLPDDVLEPHTDVNRTMKPLGELAQLCTTVRRRTRPDDPHHAAAAALVRFAWEQVREGELLLDLARNEPFATYPFEIYAAFAGEGLRHEGFERLASVVATTRGWALTEQHANRELGLLNSERRIGVPPHTAADPVLRRTWLGGLPEPWTFERASGYALTHVVFHITDWGNAPHRMPDDVAGYLGTWLPAWIDGCFENGQWDLGGELLAVAACLPDPPPVALVETWWPVLAAVQDGTGAVPETGPPLVRGGGGSRAGGPGAGAAAEPTEPTEPTEAREAPREFVNCYHSTLVTAFAAALTLARTSPADPAPDPRRIPEPGVAGQRPDLVGPPDGGAV is encoded by the coding sequence GTGGACGGTATCGCGGGTGCCGCCCTGGGCTGGGTGCGGGAGAACCGCTCCGGGTTCGTGCTGCCCGACGACGTCCTCGAACCCCACACCGACGTCAACCGCACCATGAAGCCCCTGGGCGAACTGGCGCAGCTGTGCACCACGGTCCGCCGCCGCACCCGCCCCGACGACCCGCACCATGCGGCCGCCGCCGCTCTCGTACGGTTCGCCTGGGAGCAGGTCCGCGAGGGCGAACTGCTCCTCGACCTGGCCCGCAACGAGCCGTTCGCCACGTACCCCTTCGAGATCTACGCGGCCTTCGCCGGCGAAGGCCTGCGCCACGAGGGTTTCGAACGCCTCGCCTCCGTCGTCGCCACCACCCGGGGCTGGGCGCTCACCGAGCAGCACGCCAACCGCGAGCTGGGGCTGCTCAACTCCGAGCGGCGGATCGGTGTCCCCCCGCACACGGCGGCGGACCCGGTCCTGCGCCGCACCTGGCTCGGCGGGCTGCCCGAGCCGTGGACCTTCGAGCGGGCTTCCGGGTACGCCCTGACGCATGTGGTCTTCCACATCACCGACTGGGGCAACGCCCCGCACCGGATGCCTGATGACGTCGCCGGGTATCTCGGTACGTGGCTCCCGGCGTGGATCGACGGCTGCTTCGAGAACGGCCAGTGGGATCTGGGCGGCGAACTGCTCGCCGTCGCCGCCTGTCTGCCGGACCCGCCGCCGGTGGCGCTCGTGGAGACCTGGTGGCCGGTGCTCGCCGCCGTACAGGACGGCACGGGCGCGGTTCCGGAGACGGGCCCGCCGCTCGTACGGGGCGGGGGAGGGAGCCGGGCCGGCGGGCCGGGAGCCGGGGCCGCAGCCGAGCCCACCGAACCCACCGAGCCCACCGAAGCCCGTGAGGCTCCCCGTGAGTTCGTGAACTGCTACCACTCGACACTGGTCACGGCCTTCGCGGCCGCCCTGACCCTGGCCAGGACCAGCCCGGCGGACCCGGCCCCGGATCCCCGGCGGATCCCGGAGCCCGGCGTCGCAGGGCAGCGGCCGGACCTGGTCGGCCCACCGGACGGAGGCGCCGTATGA